The window CGTGGATTGATATATCACATGTACTATTTCGGCGATTTTAAAACAGTACTTCCGATTGTAACTCTCTGGAACCAGAAGTCCGGGTCAAATTCCTCACCTTTAATACCACCTTTGGGTTATCAGCTCTCATTCGACATCTTATTTGTCATTCTATCTGTTCTAATAAAGGAGGAGTTGTGTTCACGAACAGATAGACAGACATGGATAGTTTAAGATtttcacaattttttaaatgttgtaaAATGAGTGAAAGCATGTTGTAAAATAAGTATAGTCGAGAATTGGTCTAGTCAGGAGACAAAAAGGTTAAAATAGCTCAGTGATGTTACTCAATTTTTGGGCTACCACGAGCAAAATTAGAAACATAGTAGTATCTAGTGAAAACAGGTTACAGAAGTGTGTTAAGGTTTGGTtcgaagaaaaaaatttaaaacttacgATGACAAAAACTGAATATCTAAAAGGTTTGAAGATGGAGCTACTACTACAAAAGACAATAATTTTCGAATGATATAATGATAAGTATGTACCTTAGCGTTAGGTATCTAACTGGGTATTGGGACGCCATAGCTGAGTGGTCAAGGGGAAAGGCACGTAAAGCTGTCGATCCCCATGGGCTAATGTGTATTGACACTAGTTATCCGAAACATggttaaagatgcaattggcAGTAAATTCTGTCTCTTCTTCTAAATCCATGACTGTTAATGATCATTTGGATATCATGTTGGTTACCATAATCGCTagcgtgactttattgacagcagctctaaataatgatgtcAATTTTTCGCACTATTGTCTTAAATTTTCCAGCCATGTTCTTCTTCTACCGGAACCActtttaccttggatctttccctaaaTAATGAGATGCAAAAGTTCAtattttcagggtgtctcataatgtgacagAGGTATTCTAGCTTGcttctctttattatattgaccctTCTCGTTTCTAGTCCTATTGACCCAGCTTTCCtttagtagtcgtctgtatacctaCATCTACATCACCCCTATTATTAAAAGAAGCAACAAACTTAACCCCAACAATTATCTGAGGGGATGACCCAATTTCTTCTCTAGGAACATGAtattccaacacaacaacataaatttgtctctggtcgctctactctaaccaatctcctacattgtgttaacgactgaACATCATCCCTTAACAGTTCACAGCTGGTCAACattgtttatctagatttctctaaagcctttgactGCATACCTAAGTGCAGACTTatacataagctagaacatttcgtAGTTCATGTTAGTATAGTAATAGCTATTTTCTAGCTAGAATTTTTGGtcaatagattttttttaatttaaacttggtaaaaaattaaagttataggCTTACTTATTAGTTTTGGTCATAGAGTGATCACAGATAAAAATAAACAGCCTTTAACATTCTTTATATAAGTAAAACAACAAACTAAAACTATCTATATTACAATAATATAATTACACATCTACTGGTCTTGCTCCTAATTCCTTTTCTATGATTTCTGCTTCCTGTGTACCTTCTAATATTGCATGGTTTTGTAACATTTCCTGTAAACGCATCATTTCAAACttagtttttgaataattatatCGGCACTGAATCCAATAGCCTagagttataaaagaaaatgaatAAACAGAAAAGTTGACTGATTTTAGTGTATGACTTGTAAACATAAATCTAAATAATCCACAAAAAAGTCCACCTCCAATTCCATAGAGTAAACTGTTACGAAAACAAGGTATTTTGGAAACATCCCTTCCGAATATAATAAGActctaaaacaaaatataattggTTCAAATAAAATGAATGGGAAGATGATATTCATAATAATTAAACATGACCTagtaatatttgtttcatattcaCTTTATGTTAGAAGGGGGTAATGTAAAATGATTTACCTTCTCTTCTTTTTCAGACATAATAaacttaataatataaatatactaatttctttaaaaataggTAAAAAGCTAGTCCCTTTTGTACATCATCACAATAAAAAATATCAACATATGAACATAACCTCCTTTTTTATTTTCTAAGCTGCATAGCTTAACGAATCAGAGACACAATCATTCAAGTGTCTATAAATAGCTCATTATCTTACCGAAATGATCAATCTATTTTTATAACAGAATATGAAATGAAACATAATatacattaaatatataagtaacaATTCAAACAAAAATTGTTTCTTATTCGTTGTtcaatatttaaacttttttcgGTGTTCGATAAAAGGTTGTTTGAACAAACATCTTAAGTATATTTATTCACTGTTTATTTTAGTTTGAACTGACTTTTGATAAAGCCTACCTAAACATAACATCATCATTCTGAGTTTGCAACTAACTGAATAGAAGTGTGCATAATATACTGAAACCAGATATcgttaaataca is drawn from Diabrotica undecimpunctata isolate CICGRU chromosome 5, icDiaUnde3, whole genome shotgun sequence and contains these coding sequences:
- the l(3)87Df gene encoding cytochrome c oxidase assembly protein COX20, mitochondrial: MSEKEEKSLIIFGRDVSKIPCFRNSLLYGIGGGLFCGLFRFMFTSHTLKSVNFSVYSFSFITLGYWIQCRYNYSKTKFEMMRLQEMLQNHAILEGTQEAEIIEKELGARPVDV